The following proteins come from a genomic window of Panthera leo isolate Ple1 chromosome E2, P.leo_Ple1_pat1.1, whole genome shotgun sequence:
- the EXOSC6 gene encoding exosome complex component MTR3 produces MPGDHRRIRGPEESQPPQLYAADDEEAPAARDPTRLRPVYARAGLLSQAKGSAYLEAGGTKVLCAVSGPRQAEGGDRGGGPAGAGGEAPAALRGRLLCDFRRAPFAGRRRRAPPGGGEERELALALQEALEPAVRLGRYPRAQLEVSALLLEDGGSALAAALTAAALALADAGVEMYDLVVGCGLSRTPEPAPTWLLDPTRLEEEHAAAGLTVALMPVLNQVAGLLGSGEGGPTESWAEAVRLGLEGCQRLYPVLQQCLVRAARRRSAAAPS; encoded by the coding sequence ATGCCTGGGGACCACCGCCGCATCCGAGGGCCCGAGGAGTCGCAGCCGCCGCAGCTGTACGCGGCCGATGACGAGGAGGCGCCAGCAGCCCGCGACCCGACGCGGCTGCGGCCCGTGTATGCGCGCGCCGGGCTGCTGAGCCAGGCCAAGGGCTCGGCCTATCTGGAGGCGGGAGGCACCAAGGTGCTGTGCGCCGTGTCCGGCCCGCGCCAGGCCGAGGGCGGCGACCGCGGCGGCGGCCCGGCCGGGGCGGGCGGCGAGGCCCCGGCCGCGTTGCGCGGCCGCCTGCTTTGCGACTTCCGCCGCGCGCCCTTCGCCGGCCGCCGGCGCCGCGCGCCCCCGGGCGGCGGGGAGGAGCGAGAGCTGGCGCTGGCCCTGCAGGAGGCGCTGGAGCCGGCCGTGCGCCTGGGCCGCTACCCGCGCGCGCAGCTGGAGGTGTCAGCGCTGCTGCTGGAGGACGGTGGCTCGGCGCTGGCCGCCGCGCTCACGGCCGCCGCGCTCGCCCTGGCCGACGCGGGGGTCGAGATGTACGACCTGGTGGTGGGCTGCGGCCTGAGCCGCACGCCGGAGCCGGCGCCCACCTGGCTACTGGACCCCACGCGACTGGAGGAGGAGCACGCCGCCGCCGGCCTCACCGTGGCGCTCATGCCCGTGCTCAACCAGGTGGCCGGGCTGCTGGGCAGCGGGGAGGGCGGCCCGACCGAGAGCTGGGCCGAGGCAGTGCGTCTGGGCCTCGAGGGCTGCCAGCGGCTCTATCCCGTACTGCAGCAGTGCTTGGTGCGGGCTGCCCGGCGGAGGAGCGCCGCCGCGCCGTCCTGA